In Castor canadensis chromosome 11, mCasCan1.hap1v2, whole genome shotgun sequence, a single genomic region encodes these proteins:
- the G0s2 gene encoding G0/G1 switch protein 2 translates to METVQELIPLAKEIMAQKPKGKLVKLYVLGSVLALFGVVLGLVETVCSPFTAASRLRDKEAAVAELQGSLEQQALRTQALQEKGKQQDTELHGRALSHRQHAS, encoded by the coding sequence ATGGAAACCGTCCAGGAGCTCATTCCTCTGGCCAAGGAGATAATGGCCCAGAAGCCCAAGGGGAAGCTGGTGAAGCTGTACGTGCTGGGCAGCGTGCTGGCCCTCTTCGGGGTGGTGCTCGGTCTGGTGGAGACTGTGTGCAGCCCCTTCACCGCCGCTAGCCGTCTGCGGGACAAGGAGGCAGCCGTGGCCGAGCTGCAGGGCTCTCTGGAGCAGCAGGCCCTCCGCACGCAGGCCCTGCAGGAGAAAGGCAAGCAGCAGGACACTGAGCTCCATGGCCGGGCCCTGTCCCATCGGCAGCACGCCTCCTAG